The Nocardioides humi genome includes a region encoding these proteins:
- a CDS encoding MBL fold metallo-hydrolase, with product MLIAAFPAGPWGTNCYVAATAPGAECVVIDPGKDAAPGVDEVVREHRLKPVAVLLTHGHVDHMWSVTPVAGTYDATAWIHPDDRHLLTDPMAGLSRESAGMLLGGDYEFTEPDDVAELTDGARLALAGLTFVVDHTPGHTEGSVAFRTPWDDPAAQDISEVMFSGDLLFQGSIGRTDLPGGDHAKMLRSLATKVLPLADDIVVLPGHGEQTSIGRERATNPFLLDLLDSDSDAGNGAGRVTRGL from the coding sequence GTGCTGATCGCCGCTTTCCCCGCCGGGCCGTGGGGCACCAACTGCTACGTCGCGGCCACGGCACCGGGTGCCGAGTGCGTCGTGATCGACCCGGGCAAGGACGCCGCGCCCGGCGTCGACGAGGTCGTCCGCGAGCACCGGCTCAAGCCCGTGGCCGTGCTGCTGACCCATGGTCATGTCGACCACATGTGGTCGGTGACCCCCGTCGCCGGGACGTACGACGCGACCGCGTGGATCCATCCGGACGACCGGCACCTGCTGACCGACCCGATGGCCGGCCTCTCCCGGGAGTCGGCGGGCATGCTGCTCGGCGGCGACTACGAGTTCACCGAGCCCGACGACGTCGCGGAGCTGACCGACGGCGCCCGCCTCGCCCTGGCCGGCCTCACCTTCGTCGTCGACCACACGCCCGGCCACACCGAGGGGTCGGTCGCCTTCCGCACCCCCTGGGACGACCCCGCCGCCCAGGACATCTCCGAGGTGATGTTCTCCGGCGACCTGCTGTTCCAGGGCTCGATCGGGCGCACCGACCTGCCCGGCGGCGACCACGCGAAGATGCTCCGCTCCCTGGCCACCAAGGTGCTCCCGCTGGCCGACGACATCGTCGTCCTGCCCGGCCACGGCGAGCAGACCTCGATCGGCCGCGAGCGCGCGACCAACCCGTTCCTGCTCGACCTGCTCGACTCCGACTCCGACGCCGGCAACGGCGCCGGCCGAGTCACCCGAGGACTCTGA
- the hisS gene encoding histidine--tRNA ligase, with protein MAKPTPLSGFPELLPAQRYVEQQVVATLARTFELHGFANVETRAVEPLDQLLRKGDTSKEVYVLRRLQEEDTARDKGIGLHFDLTVPFARYVLENAGKLEFPFRRYQIQKVWRGERPQEGRFREFTQADIDIVGRDTLPFHHDVEIARVMLEALSRLTFLPGFRLQVNNRKLIQGFYAGLGITAEGIDEVMRLVDKLDKLPPEKVRELLLDEAGITGEQADKALALATIRTTDDSFVAQVRALGVESDLLDEGLDELATLVRACAPLATERTRIEADLSIARGLDYYTGTVFETRLDGYESLGSICSGGRYDALASDGRTTYPGVGISLGLSRLLVTLIQRGVLTSDRSVPSVVLVAVTDEGTRAAADAVATALRGNGIPCEVAPSAAKFGKQIRHAERRGIPYVWFTQADGSGEVKDIRSGHQVAADPATWQPPTQDLRPQVVTTEDSNTEGNPS; from the coding sequence ATGGCCAAGCCCACGCCGCTCAGCGGCTTCCCCGAGCTGCTCCCTGCCCAGCGGTACGTCGAGCAGCAGGTCGTCGCGACCCTCGCCCGCACCTTCGAGCTGCACGGGTTCGCCAACGTCGAGACCCGCGCCGTCGAGCCCCTCGACCAGCTGCTCCGCAAGGGCGACACCTCCAAGGAGGTCTACGTCCTGCGCCGCCTCCAGGAGGAGGACACGGCACGCGACAAGGGGATCGGCCTCCACTTCGACCTCACCGTCCCGTTCGCCCGCTACGTCCTGGAGAACGCCGGCAAGCTGGAGTTCCCGTTCCGCCGCTACCAGATCCAGAAGGTCTGGCGCGGCGAGCGCCCGCAGGAGGGCCGGTTCCGCGAGTTCACCCAGGCCGACATCGACATCGTCGGACGCGACACCCTGCCCTTCCACCACGACGTCGAGATCGCCCGGGTCATGCTCGAGGCGCTCAGCCGGCTCACCTTCCTGCCCGGCTTCCGCCTGCAGGTCAACAACCGCAAGCTGATCCAGGGGTTCTACGCCGGCCTCGGCATCACGGCCGAGGGCATCGACGAGGTGATGCGCCTGGTCGACAAGCTCGACAAGCTGCCCCCCGAGAAGGTCCGCGAGCTGCTGCTGGACGAGGCCGGCATCACCGGCGAGCAGGCCGACAAGGCGCTCGCGCTCGCGACCATCCGGACCACCGACGACTCCTTCGTCGCGCAGGTGCGCGCGCTGGGCGTCGAGAGCGACCTGCTCGACGAGGGCCTCGACGAGCTCGCGACCCTGGTCCGCGCCTGCGCCCCGCTCGCCACCGAGCGGACCCGGATCGAGGCGGACCTGTCCATCGCCCGGGGCCTGGACTACTACACCGGCACGGTCTTCGAGACCCGCCTCGACGGCTACGAGTCGCTGGGCTCGATCTGCTCCGGAGGCCGGTACGACGCCCTGGCCTCCGACGGCCGCACGACGTACCCGGGCGTCGGCATCTCCCTCGGCCTGAGCCGGCTCCTCGTCACCCTGATCCAGCGCGGCGTGCTCACCTCCGACCGCTCGGTGCCGAGCGTCGTGCTGGTGGCGGTCACCGACGAGGGGACCCGGGCCGCCGCCGACGCCGTCGCCACCGCCCTGCGCGGCAACGGGATCCCGTGCGAGGTCGCGCCCAGCGCCGCCAAGTTCGGCAAGCAGATCCGCCACGCGGAGCGCCGCGGCATCCCGTACGTCTGGTTCACCCAGGCCGACGGCAGCGGCGAGGTCAAGGACATCCGCTCCGGGCACCAGGTCGCCGCTGATCCGGCGACGTGGCAGCCTCCGACCCAGGACCTGCGCCCGCAGGTCGTCACCACCGAAGACAGCAACACCGAAGGGAACCCCTCGTGA
- a CDS encoding ABC transporter permease, with the protein MRHGYEVKMTIPGSELEVHETETPVEDDDAVVKVAGRSPTQLAIARFRADKLSMISFVLSVLIILAAILAPFLVAFGVLHPNDLHQELLSDDGVAPEGRFGGVSWDHPFGVDPGTGRDLLSRLMLAITSSLSIALTGTILTVIIGAVLGIVAGFSGGFVDAVVGRIIDLTLSFPQTMMLLALAGPVVLMLRRDVSDFPGLGFLAGADLSNGLFVIAILAVFGWPPVARVVRGQVLSIREREFIEAARLLGASRPRLYFKEVLPNVWAPVLVYVTLLVPAYISAEAAFNFLGVGIKPPTPTLGNILADSVSYTSADPTYFFLPGALLALIVVVFNLVGDGARDALDPKSHR; encoded by the coding sequence GTGAGGCACGGCTACGAGGTGAAGATGACGATCCCGGGCTCCGAGCTGGAGGTCCACGAGACCGAGACGCCGGTGGAGGACGACGACGCCGTCGTCAAGGTCGCCGGCCGGTCGCCGACCCAGCTGGCCATCGCCCGGTTCCGGGCCGACAAGCTGTCGATGATCTCGTTCGTCCTGTCGGTGCTCATCATCCTCGCCGCGATCCTCGCGCCGTTCCTGGTGGCCTTCGGCGTCCTGCACCCCAACGATCTGCACCAGGAGCTGCTCTCCGACGACGGCGTCGCCCCCGAGGGCCGATTCGGCGGCGTCAGCTGGGACCACCCCTTCGGCGTCGACCCCGGCACCGGCCGCGACCTGCTGTCGCGGCTGATGCTCGCGATCACGTCCTCGCTGAGCATCGCCCTGACCGGCACCATCCTCACCGTCATCATCGGCGCCGTGCTCGGCATCGTCGCCGGCTTCTCCGGCGGCTTCGTCGACGCGGTCGTCGGGCGGATCATCGACCTGACGCTCTCCTTCCCCCAGACCATGATGCTGCTGGCGCTGGCCGGCCCGGTGGTGCTGATGCTGCGCAGGGACGTCTCCGACTTCCCCGGTCTCGGCTTCCTCGCCGGCGCCGACCTCTCCAACGGCCTGTTCGTGATCGCGATCCTGGCGGTCTTCGGCTGGCCTCCGGTCGCGCGCGTCGTGCGCGGCCAGGTGCTCTCGATCCGCGAGCGGGAGTTCATCGAGGCCGCCCGCCTGCTCGGCGCCTCGCGCCCCCGGCTGTACTTCAAGGAGGTGCTGCCCAACGTCTGGGCGCCCGTCCTCGTGTACGTCACCCTGCTGGTCCCGGCCTACATCTCGGCCGAGGCCGCCTTCAACTTCCTCGGCGTCGGCATCAAGCCGCCCACGCCGACGCTGGGCAACATCCTCGCCGACTCGGTCAGCTACACCAGCGCCGATCCGACGTACTTCTTCCTGCCGGGTGCGCTGCTGGCGCTCATCGTCGTCGTCTTCAACCTCGTCGGCGACGGTGCCCGTGACGCGCTCGACCCGAAGTCACACCGATAG